A single genomic interval of Pangasianodon hypophthalmus isolate fPanHyp1 chromosome 8, fPanHyp1.pri, whole genome shotgun sequence harbors:
- the ccn1l2 gene encoding cellular communication network factor 1, like 2, whose protein sequence is MFSPRSGRMQAVVCSVLLFTLSAAGEVMRGCSGPCSCPLTPPSCPVGVSLVLDECGCCKVCAQQFNQDCGLDKPCDYIKGLRCHLGAGGDPQRGLCRADTQGRPCEFGGRVYQHSEDFQPSCEHQCSCMDGVVGCMPLCPHRVPLPAWHCANPRLETPPGRCCEEWVCDDDNRINEAPRDSPPAQPHVNHINKLLHTFMERSGDAFQEWTSLSVSRVPFPSSKCVPQTTDWSECSASCGFGISSRVTNTNPQCKLVRETRLCQIHKCDTVLAVGKGKKCRRTLRSREPEHISFGGCTTVRRYRPKTCGSCTDGRCCRPSETRTVRLRFRCPDGESITHNVMWIQRCHCSKSYCSANGDNSPPSVILHNDIHTFSH, encoded by the exons ATGTTTTCTCCAAGGAGTGGAAGGATGCAAGCAGTTGTGTGCAGCGTGCTGCtgtttactctcagtgctgCTGGAGAA GTGATGCGAGGCTGTTCGGGGCCGTGCTCGTGCCCCCTGACGCCCCCCTCGTGCCCGGTGGGAGTGAGCTTGGTGCTGGATGAGTGTGGCTGCTGTAAGGTGTGTGCACAGCAGTTTAACCAGGACTGCGGCCTGGACAAACCCTGCGACTACATTAAAGGCCTGCGCTGCCACCTAGGGGCTGGAGGAGACCCGCAACGCGGCCTGTGCAGGG CTGACACTCAGGGTCGGCCGTGCGAGTTCGGCGGTCGCGTGTACCAGCACAGCGAGGATTTCCAGCCCAGCTGTGAGCACCAGTGCAGCTGCATGGACGGCGTGGTGGGTTGCATGCCACTCTGTCCACACCGTGTCCCCCTGCCTGCCTGGCACTGCGCCAACCCCCGCCTGGAGACGCCACCAGGCCGCTGCTGCGAGGAGTGGGTGTGTGACGACGACAACCGCATCAATGAAGCGCCCCGTGACTCGCCGCCTGCGCAGCCACACGTGAACCACATCAACAAACTGCTGCACACTTTCATGGAAAGATCAGGAGACGCCTTTCAAG AGTGGACATCACTGTCCGTATCTCGAGTTCCTTTTCCATCCTCCAAGTGTGTTCCTCAGACCACAGACTGGTCCGAGTGCTCCGCCTCCTGTGGCTTCGGCATCTCCAGCCGTGTGACCAACACGAACCCGCAGTGTAAACTGGTCCGAGAGACACGTCTCTGTCAGATCCACAAGTGTGACACTGTGCTGGCTGTCGGG AAAGGGAAGAAATGCAGACGGACGCTGAGGTCCCGAGAGCCGGAGCACATCTCGTTCGGTGGCTGCACCACAGTGAGGCGGTACAGGCCCAAAACATGTGGCTCGTGCACTGATGGCAGATGCTGTCGTCCATCTGAGACTCGCACCGTACGTCTGCGCTTCCGCTGTCCAGACGGAGAAAGCATCACACACAACGTCATGTGGATCCAACGCTGTCACTGCAGCAAGAGCTACTGCAGCGCAAACGGAGACAACTCGCCTCCTTCTGTTATCCTGCACAACGACATCCACACCTTctcacactga